In the genome of Trichomycterus rosablanca isolate fTriRos1 chromosome 24, fTriRos1.hap1, whole genome shotgun sequence, one region contains:
- the sarnp gene encoding SAP domain-containing ribonucleoprotein, whose translation MAEVIELQKLKLAELKQECAARGLEVKGNKADLIARLQAYLEEHEEEVNEEEVLGEFPEEVSPKAEPAVEAPASPEQEAEKKVIKISLSESADQRLIKRAERFSLPPTADSKKAARAARFGMPETSAPSEGASAAPKANVDVEVLKKRAERFGVNVSSVSKKVEEDEKLKKRKERFGIVTTAASAGADDAEAKKRKRAERFGNV comes from the exons ATGGCTGAAGTGATTGAACTCCAGAAACTgaag TTGGCCGAGCTGAAGCAGGAATGTGCAGCACGAGGGCTGGAAGTCAAAGGGAACAAGGCCGACCTGATCGCGCGGCTGCAGGCGTATCTTGAGGAGCACG aGGAGGAGGTGAACGAGGAGGAGGTGTTAGGAGAGTTTCCAGAG GAGGTCTCGCCGAAAGCCGAGCCTGCAGTTGAAGCGCCTGCTTCACCTGAACA GGAGGCCGAGAAGAAAGTCATCAAAATCTCCCTCTCCGAGTCAGCTGATCAG AGGTTGATTAAGAGAGCCGAACGCTTCAGTCTGCCTCCCACTGCGGACAGCAAGAAGGCCGCCCGAGCTGCCAG ATTTGGAATGCCAGAAACATCGGCGCCCTCCGAAG GAGCCTCTGCTGCCCCTAAAGCAAAC GTGGACGTTGAAGTCCTGAAGAAGAGAGCCGAGCGCTTTGGCGTGAACGTTTCCTCCGTCTCCAAAAAG GTCGAGGAGGACGAGAAGCTGAAGAAGAGGAAGGAGAGATTCGGAATCGTCACCACGGCGGCCTCGGCCGGAGCCGACGATGCGGAG GCGAAGAAAAGAAAGCGAGCTGAGCGCTTCGGAAACGTCTGA